In the genome of Populus trichocarpa isolate Nisqually-1 chromosome 6, P.trichocarpa_v4.1, whole genome shotgun sequence, one region contains:
- the LOC18099896 gene encoding triphosphate tunnel metalloenzyme 3 isoform X1 yields MEVEVKLRLLDAANHSLLKEILSPFHLKKLNQKNVFYDSANGVLASQRAVLRLRSFNDNNDESTRCVFSLKAKAVLINGVSRVEEDEEEIEPLIGKQCVEEASKLGSIESRVIKRCKDEFGIDGEVGFVCLGGFENVREVYDWRGLKLEVDESTFSFGVCYEVECESDDPERVKRELEGFLKENGIDYKYSEVSKFAIFRAGKLP; encoded by the exons ATGGAGGTGGAGGTGAAATTGCGTCTGCTTGATGCAGCAAATCACAGCCTGTTAAAAGAAATCCTTTCACCATTTCACCTAAAAAAACTCAaccaaaaaaatgtattttatgaTTCTGCTAATGGCGTTCTTGCTTCTCAAAGGGCAGTGCTTCGCTTGCGCTCATTCAATGATAACAACGATGAAAGCACGCGATGCGTTTTTTCACTCAAGGCAAAGGCAGTACTGATTAATGGGGTGAGTCGTGTCGAGGAGGATGAGGAGGAAATAGAGCCATTGATTGGAAAGCAATGCGTGGAGGAAGCTAGCAAGTTGGGGTCGATTGAGTCGAGGGTTATTAAGAGGTGTAAAGATGAGTTTGGGATTGATGGGGAAGTGGGTTTTGTGTGTTTAGGTGGGTTCGAAAATGTGAGAGAGGTTTATGATTGGAGAGGTTTGAAGTTGGAGGTTGATGAGAGTACGTTTAGTTTTGGAGTTTGTTACGAGGTTGAGTGTGAGAGCGATGATCCTGAAAGAGTTAAGAGAGAGCTTGAAGGGTTTTTGAAGGAGAATGGGATTGATTACAAGTACTCTGAGGTGTCAAAGTTTGCGATTTTTCGAGCTGGGAAATTGCCTTA G
- the LOC18099896 gene encoding triphosphate tunnel metalloenzyme 3 isoform X2, with protein MEVEVKLRLLDAANHSLLKEILSPFHLKKLNQKNVFYDSANGVLASQRAVLRLRSFNDNNDESTRCVFSLKAKAVLINGVSRVEEDEEEIEPLIGKQCVEEASKLGSIESRVIKRCKDEFGIDGEVGFVCLGGFENVREVYDWRGLKLEVDESTFSFGVCYEVECESDDPERVKRELEGFLKENGIDYKYSEVSKFAIFRAGKLP; from the coding sequence ATGGAGGTGGAGGTGAAATTGCGTCTGCTTGATGCAGCAAATCACAGCCTGTTAAAAGAAATCCTTTCACCATTTCACCTAAAAAAACTCAaccaaaaaaatgtattttatgaTTCTGCTAATGGCGTTCTTGCTTCTCAAAGGGCAGTGCTTCGCTTGCGCTCATTCAATGATAACAACGATGAAAGCACGCGATGCGTTTTTTCACTCAAGGCAAAGGCAGTACTGATTAATGGGGTGAGTCGTGTCGAGGAGGATGAGGAGGAAATAGAGCCATTGATTGGAAAGCAATGCGTGGAGGAAGCTAGCAAGTTGGGGTCGATTGAGTCGAGGGTTATTAAGAGGTGTAAAGATGAGTTTGGGATTGATGGGGAAGTGGGTTTTGTGTGTTTAGGTGGGTTCGAAAATGTGAGAGAGGTTTATGATTGGAGAGGTTTGAAGTTGGAGGTTGATGAGAGTACGTTTAGTTTTGGAGTTTGTTACGAGGTTGAGTGTGAGAGCGATGATCCTGAAAGAGTTAAGAGAGAGCTTGAAGGGTTTTTGAAGGAGAATGGGATTGATTACAAGTACTCTGAGGTGTCAAAGTTTGCGATTTTTCGAGCTGGGAAATTGCCTTAG